The following DNA comes from Pyxidicoccus trucidator.
CCGTTCCTTTGCTCACGCGGCCATGGACTCGGCACGAGGGCGGGTGCGCGCGGAGAGCTTCTTGCGGCCCCCGCCCTTGCGAAGGATGTCCAGCGACACCTCTTCGTCCGTCGCCAGGGCCATCAGACGCTGGAGGTCGTCCACACTGCTCACCGTCTTGCGGTTGATGGCCAGCAGCAGGTCGTCCACCTGGAGCCCGGCATCGTGGGCCGGAGTGCCGTCCTGCACCTTGAGCACCTTCACCGCGCGAGGCTGGCCCGTGTCCTGTGCCAGCCGCGTGTCCAGGTTCACCGCCGTGGCGGCGATGCCCAGGAAGCGCCGCTCCACCTTGCCGCGCTGGATGAGCAGGCTGGCCACCCACGCCGCCGTGGCCGCGCCCACCGCGAAGCCGATGCCCTGCGCGTACGGCAGCACCAGCGTGTTGAGCCCCACCACCTGCCCGCGCGTGTTGATGAGCGGCCCTCCCGAGTTGCCCGGGTTGATGGCGGCGTCCGTCTGGAGCATGCCCTCCAGCACGACACCGTTGGGCAGCGTGAGGCTGCGGTTGATGGCGCTCACCACACCCATCGACACGGACTGTTCCAGCCGGAACGGGTTGCCAATGGCCATGACGAGCTGGCCAACGCGCACGGACTGGGGCTCGGCCAGGGGCAGGGTGGGGAAGTCCGTGCCCTCGGCGCGGACCACCGCGAGGTCCGTGGGGGCGTCTCCGCCCACGAGTGTGGCGCGGAGCTCCTCGCCGTTGGAGAGCTGCACGGTGAGCCCGCGCGGGTTGCGCATCACCACGTGGCGGTTGGTGAGGACGTAGCCGTCCGGCGTGAGGAAGAGCCCGGTGCCGTGGCCTCGCGAGTGCTCCACGCCCACCACCGCGGGCGAGGCGCGCGCCACGAGGGACTCCAGGTCATCGGAGAACTGTTGCAGGAGTTTCATCGTGTCGTCCTCTCACTCAGGAGCGCTTGCCGACGGTGAGGGGCACCTCGCGCAGCTCACCCGCGCGCAGGACGCGGGCCTGCACGGTGGTGCCCACCTTCTCGTCACCCAGGTAGCCGAGCAGGTCCTCCACGCGGTGCAGCGACTGGCCGCCCAGGCTCACCAGCACGTCCCCGAGCAGCAGCCCGGCCTTGTGCGCGGGGCCGTCCGGGTCCACGGAGAGGAAGACGAGGCCCGCCTCGCTGCCCGCGCGCTCCACCAGGTGCTGGGGGATACGCACGGGGTACGCCCCCACGCCGAGGTAGCCGCGGCGGACGCCGCCGTGCTCCTTCAGCGCGCCCGTCACCCGGGTGAGCGTGTCACCGGGAATGACGACGGCGGCGGTGCGGGAGAAGGCGGCGGTGAGCAGGCCGACGAGGCGGCCCTGCGTGTCCACGAGCGCGCCACCGGAGAAGCCGGGCGGGAGGTCGGCGTCAGTCTCGAGGTAGCGGTCCACGCGGCCCCCGGCGTGGGTGCGCCAGCCCTCGCCATGGGTGCTGACCATGCCGAGCGTGGCGCGGGCGGTGCGCCCTGGACGGGCCACGGTGACGACGAGGTGGCCGACCTTCACCTCGTCGAGCGGAGCCGGAGGAAGCGGGGTGAGGTTGGAGGCGTCGGCCTTGAGGAGGGCGAGGTCGGTGCTGGCGTCACGGCCGATGAGCTCGGCGGAGACGGTGCGACCGTCGGCGAGGCCCACCTGGATGTGGCCCTCGTGCTCGACGGCGTGGCTGGTGGTGACGATGTGGCCCTCGGCGCTCCAGACGATGCCGGTGGCGCCGCGGCGACGACGGGCCTCGACGCGGACGATGCTGGGGGCGACGCGCTCGACGACGGAGGCGAGGGACTGGGAGAGGGAGTGGAGGTCGGAGGACATGGCGATTCCTTTCGAGGCAGAAGGTAAAGGCCTCGAAGTGGCGCCACATCGGCGGACCGGGCAGGGCCCGGGGCTACCCGTTCGGGTAGGTCGGCTGTCCGTTTGGGGGAGGGGGCTGGTGGTTCGGGTGGGGCGCGGCCGAAGCTGCGTCAGCCCGCCTTGCGGAAGCGCTCGTAGCGCTCTTCCAGGTAGTCACCGCGAGGCCGCAACGCCTTGGCCCCCGGCAGCATTCCGAGCGGCTTGCCCGCGAAGCCCTTGAGGCCGTGCTCCAGCGTGGGGCCGTCGTGCTCGTCGAGCAGGCTCTGGGCAATCTCGATGATGCCGTCCGGCCGGATGCCCAGCAGGTCTGCGTCGAACGCACCGTGGTGGAGCTTGCACAGTGACAGTCCGTTGGGCACCTCCGGTCGGCCTCGCACGTCGCGGTCCGGGAGGATGTGCGCCGCGTCCAGCAGTTCCGTGCGCGGGAAGCGGCACACGGCGCAGCGCTGCTCATACGCGCGCAGCACGTGCTGCCGGAAGGCCACCTGATGCAGCCGCTTCTTCACCTGCACCGTCGCGTAGCGGCGCTCCAGGTTCAGCATCTTCGGGTCCGCCGCGAACCGGCCCGGCTCCCGCACTCGCGCTTCCGGTGCGGCCGATACCACTGTGAAGGACAGCGCGGCCGGGTCTACCTCGGAGATGTAGACGGGCCAGATGGGACGGTAGGCGCCGGGCTCGATGCCGTAGAAGTAGATGAGCGGCGCATCCAGCTCCATGGCTCGGACGAGCCGTCGGTTGTCCCGGCCCGCCACGTCCGTTCCCTGGAACTTGTAGAGGAAGCCCTCGTCCGAGTGCAGGTCGTCATACCGCGCTTCGCGCCCCTGGCGCGGCACCGTGGTCTTGATGGACAGCGCCGTCTCGCGCATCAGCCGTGGCCAGAAGATGCCGCGGGCCCGGTTGGCGAAATGGAGTGTCTCGCCCTGGTACGAGAAGCCCTCGTCGATGAGCTCCCAGGGGAGGACTTCACCGTACTGATGGACCCGTCGCTGCAAGGCGTCGAACGCAGCGACACGGATGGGCCAATCGGGGTCCTGGTGCATGGGCAACCCGCGCCGCGTCAGGGCGGCGCTGGGAGGTGACCAGGCTACCAGGTCAGGCGGAATTCACTGCAATCGCTTGCCGTACCGCGAAGTGAGCCTGGTTCAGTGCCTGTCCGCCACGAG
Coding sequences within:
- a CDS encoding S1C family serine protease, with protein sequence MSSDLHSLSQSLASVVERVAPSIVRVEARRRRGATGIVWSAEGHIVTTSHAVEHEGHIQVGLADGRTVSAELIGRDASTDLALLKADASNLTPLPPAPLDEVKVGHLVVTVARPGRTARATLGMVSTHGEGWRTHAGGRVDRYLETDADLPPGFSGGALVDTQGRLVGLLTAAFSRTAAVVIPGDTLTRVTGALKEHGGVRRGYLGVGAYPVRIPQHLVERAGSEAGLVFLSVDPDGPAHKAGLLLGDVLVSLGGQSLHRVEDLLGYLGDEKVGTTVQARVLRAGELREVPLTVGKRS
- a CDS encoding HNH endonuclease is translated as MHQDPDWPIRVAAFDALQRRVHQYGEVLPWELIDEGFSYQGETLHFANRARGIFWPRLMRETALSIKTTVPRQGREARYDDLHSDEGFLYKFQGTDVAGRDNRRLVRAMELDAPLIYFYGIEPGAYRPIWPVYISEVDPAALSFTVVSAAPEARVREPGRFAADPKMLNLERRYATVQVKKRLHQVAFRQHVLRAYEQRCAVCRFPRTELLDAAHILPDRDVRGRPEVPNGLSLCKLHHGAFDADLLGIRPDGIIEIAQSLLDEHDGPTLEHGLKGFAGKPLGMLPGAKALRPRGDYLEERYERFRKAG
- a CDS encoding S1C family serine protease; this encodes MKLLQQFSDDLESLVARASPAVVGVEHSRGHGTGLFLTPDGYVLTNRHVVMRNPRGLTVQLSNGEELRATLVGGDAPTDLAVVRAEGTDFPTLPLAEPQSVRVGQLVMAIGNPFRLEQSVSMGVVSAINRSLTLPNGVVLEGMLQTDAAINPGNSGGPLINTRGQVVGLNTLVLPYAQGIGFAVGAATAAWVASLLIQRGKVERRFLGIAATAVNLDTRLAQDTGQPRAVKVLKVQDGTPAHDAGLQVDDLLLAINRKTVSSVDDLQRLMALATDEEVSLDILRKGGGRKKLSARTRPRAESMAA